The following proteins are co-located in the Chryseobacterium daecheongense genome:
- the rocD gene encoding ornithine--oxo-acid transaminase has protein sequence MSTVETEKNSQYFIDLEDKHGAHNYHPLPVVLDRGEGVFVWDVEGRKYYDFLSAYSAVNQGHSHPKIVDALVNQAKKLALTSRAFYNSKLGEYEKKITTLFGFDKVLPMNSGAEAVETAVKLARKWSYEVKGISENAAKIIVCENNFHGRTTTIVSFSNDPDANQNYGPFTPGFIKIAYNDLSALEEVLNNEAENIAAFLVEPIQGEAGVYVPDEGFLKGASELCKKHNVLFIADEVQTGIARTGKLIACYHENVQPDILILGKALSGGMYPVSAVLANNEIMNVIKPGQHGSTFGGNPIACAVAVAALDVVADEHLSERAEQLGQLFRNEIQKLIEKSDLITKVRGKGLLNAILINDTPDSSTAWNLCLKLKENGLLAKPTHGNIIRLAPPLVITEEQLLDCIEIIKKTILEFK, from the coding sequence ATGTCAACAGTAGAAACAGAAAAAAATTCACAGTATTTTATTGACCTTGAAGACAAACATGGAGCACATAATTACCATCCTCTTCCCGTAGTTTTAGACCGAGGAGAAGGTGTGTTTGTATGGGATGTAGAAGGCAGGAAATATTATGATTTTCTTTCAGCTTATTCTGCCGTAAACCAAGGCCACTCCCATCCAAAAATCGTAGATGCCTTAGTAAATCAGGCTAAAAAGCTTGCCCTTACCTCAAGAGCTTTTTACAATTCAAAATTAGGAGAGTACGAAAAGAAGATTACTACTTTATTTGGTTTTGATAAAGTGTTACCGATGAACTCTGGTGCTGAAGCAGTAGAAACAGCAGTGAAACTTGCCAGAAAATGGAGTTATGAAGTTAAAGGGATTTCAGAAAACGCAGCGAAAATAATTGTTTGCGAAAATAATTTCCATGGTAGAACAACTACTATTGTTTCATTTTCTAACGATCCGGATGCGAATCAAAATTATGGGCCTTTTACACCGGGTTTTATTAAAATCGCATATAATGATCTTTCAGCTCTGGAAGAAGTATTAAACAATGAAGCAGAAAATATTGCCGCATTTTTAGTTGAACCCATTCAGGGTGAAGCCGGAGTGTATGTTCCGGATGAGGGCTTTCTTAAAGGAGCTTCTGAGCTGTGTAAAAAACATAATGTTCTTTTTATTGCGGACGAAGTACAGACGGGTATTGCAAGAACCGGGAAACTGATTGCCTGTTACCATGAAAATGTGCAGCCAGATATCCTGATTTTAGGGAAAGCACTTTCCGGAGGAATGTATCCTGTATCTGCTGTTCTTGCTAACAATGAAATCATGAACGTTATTAAACCCGGACAGCACGGTTCAACATTTGGAGGAAATCCAATAGCCTGTGCAGTAGCCGTAGCAGCTTTAGATGTTGTAGCAGATGAGCACCTATCTGAAAGAGCCGAACAATTAGGACAGCTTTTCAGAAATGAGATTCAAAAATTAATTGAAAAATCTGACCTTATTACTAAAGTACGAGGTAAAGGATTGTTAAATGCGATTCTAATCAATGATACTCCTGACAGTTCTACAGCGTGGAACCTGTGTCTGAAATTAAAAGAAAACGGACTGCTTGCCAAGCCTACTCACGGAAATATCATCAGATTAGCACCACCTTTGGTCATTACAGAGGAGCAGTTACTTGATTGTATAGAAATCATTAAAAAAACGATTCTCGAGTTTAAATAA
- a CDS encoding glycosyltransferase family 2 protein, which yields MSLTLAVITYNEEHNIARLLDSLYNIVDEIIIVDSYSTDRTKEIVLQQYPEVKFFEKKFNGYGEQKNHALSLCSGEWILFLDADEVPDTELRNSIRHVTSLNNPEYHIYKTKFNNHLGTHLIRYGGWGTVSRERLFRKDSAKYSDDKVHEYLISDKKAGNLDGRLDHYTYRSIHCHVSKINKYSDMMAEKMFEKGKRIKRFKVIVSPVFEFIKVFIFKFGFLDGFAGYYIAKTMSYYTFLKYIKLREKIKLEELEKKYHKKAL from the coding sequence ATGTCTCTTACTCTGGCTGTCATTACTTATAATGAAGAGCATAACATTGCAAGACTTTTAGATTCCCTTTATAATATCGTCGATGAAATTATAATCGTCGATAGCTATTCAACTGATCGCACAAAAGAAATTGTCCTTCAACAATATCCCGAGGTCAAGTTTTTTGAAAAGAAATTTAACGGGTATGGTGAACAGAAAAACCATGCCCTTTCATTATGTTCTGGTGAATGGATTTTATTTCTGGACGCTGATGAAGTCCCTGATACGGAACTAAGAAATTCTATCAGGCATGTAACGTCGTTAAATAATCCTGAATATCATATTTATAAGACGAAATTTAATAACCACCTAGGGACTCATTTGATAAGGTATGGAGGCTGGGGAACTGTATCCCGAGAAAGATTGTTCAGGAAGGATTCGGCAAAATATTCAGATGATAAAGTACATGAATATCTGATCTCTGATAAAAAAGCAGGAAATCTCGATGGCAGGCTTGATCACTATACCTACAGAAGTATACATTGCCATGTATCAAAAATCAATAAATATTCTGATATGATGGCCGAGAAAATGTTTGAAAAAGGAAAAAGAATCAAGCGTTTTAAGGTTATTGTAAGCCCTGTTTTCGAATTTATAAAAGTTTTTATCTTTAAATTTGGCTTCCTGGATGGGTTTGCCGGATACTATATCGCTAAAACTATGTCTTATTATACATTTCTCAAGTACATTAAACTTCGTGAAAAAATAAAATTAGAAGAACTTGAAAAAAAATACCACAAGAAAGCCCTATGA
- a CDS encoding polysaccharide deacetylase family protein — MMLYLIIISIILVLLVIHFRLYLIFFTENRLIILMYHQIGEKSTDALMVSLDNLERQFKYLKDKNYTSKFFSDINIPTKNSIILTFDDGYKNNFDYLPSLLEKYNLKAVIFIPTKFIQEGYKDYPMMTFEDIRNLDPNYFEIALHTHAHENLRTLTPEETEKDLETNMQILNDHHIRYKKILAYPYGKYPKKGEDKKKLFFTLKKLGIDFAVRIGNRVNYYPSKKYELCRIDIKGDDSIEKFKLKLIFGKLKLF; from the coding sequence ATGATGTTATACCTAATTATTATATCTATTATATTGGTATTGTTAGTGATACATTTCAGACTCTATCTCATTTTCTTCACTGAAAACAGATTGATTATCCTCATGTACCACCAGATAGGAGAAAAAAGTACAGATGCCCTCATGGTAAGCCTTGATAATCTTGAGCGTCAGTTTAAATATCTGAAAGACAAAAATTACACTTCTAAATTCTTTTCGGATATCAACATTCCGACTAAGAATAGCATTATATTAACCTTCGATGATGGTTATAAAAATAATTTCGACTATCTCCCTTCCCTATTGGAAAAATACAACTTAAAAGCTGTTATATTTATTCCTACAAAATTTATTCAGGAGGGATACAAAGATTATCCCATGATGACTTTTGAAGATATCAGAAATCTTGATCCGAATTATTTTGAGATTGCCTTGCATACTCATGCTCATGAAAATCTGAGAACATTAACACCAGAAGAAACCGAAAAGGATCTTGAAACAAATATGCAAATTCTCAATGACCATCATATTAGGTATAAAAAGATCCTCGCTTATCCTTATGGAAAATACCCCAAGAAAGGTGAGGATAAGAAAAAGCTTTTTTTTACCTTAAAAAAGTTGGGAATTGATTTCGCCGTAAGAATTGGAAACAGAGTAAATTACTATCCATCTAAGAAATATGAGCTATGTAGAATAGATATAAAAGGGGATGACTCCATAGAAAAATTCAAATTAAAACTTATCTTTGGAAAATTAAAACTGTTTTAG
- a CDS encoding glycosyltransferase family 2 protein — protein MINISGLIITYNEEKNIQEVLECFDFCDEIIIVDSFSTDKTLDIAKANPNVKIIQNKFEDFTKQRNIALDQAKNDWVLFLDGDERITPDLKAEIINELEKPDKKDAYYFYRKFFFAGKPIHYSGTQTDKNFRLFRKSKARYISEKKVHETLEVSGTIGELKNKLLHFSVSDYESYKNKMIHYGILKGQELSNKGKKFNLITQYSKTAFKFFKAYILRLGILDGKEGYQLSYLQALSTYETYESLKKEQK, from the coding sequence ATGATAAATATAAGCGGCTTAATCATAACATATAACGAGGAAAAAAATATACAGGAAGTCCTTGAATGTTTTGATTTTTGTGATGAAATTATAATTGTAGATTCTTTTAGCACCGATAAAACCTTAGATATTGCTAAAGCTAATCCTAATGTAAAAATCATCCAAAACAAATTTGAAGATTTTACTAAACAAAGAAACATAGCTCTGGATCAGGCTAAAAATGATTGGGTCCTATTTCTGGATGGTGATGAAAGAATTACCCCGGATCTTAAAGCTGAAATAATTAATGAACTTGAAAAACCGGACAAAAAAGATGCTTATTATTTTTACAGAAAATTCTTCTTTGCAGGGAAACCTATTCATTATTCAGGAACCCAGACTGACAAGAACTTCAGATTGTTCAGAAAGTCAAAGGCGAGATATATTTCAGAAAAAAAAGTACATGAAACATTAGAAGTTTCCGGAACAATTGGAGAATTGAAGAATAAACTACTTCATTTTTCCGTTTCAGATTATGAGTCTTATAAAAATAAAATGATTCATTATGGAATTCTGAAAGGACAGGAACTATCAAATAAAGGAAAAAAATTTAATCTAATAACACAATATTCCAAAACAGCGTTCAAGTTTTTCAAGGCATACATTTTGCGGTTAGGAATATTAGATGGAAAAGAAGGTTATCAGCTTTCATATTTGCAGGCGTTAAGCACGTATGAAACGTATGAATCATTAAAAAAGGAACAAAAATAG
- a CDS encoding lipopolysaccharide core biosynthesis protein rfaS: MKKKLLFIAPGYYGFNEVVFDGLKKYSECEVTHINSTLPYQYKNIFEKVYNFFLKTFLRKNLKNIKRGQHIQHIINSNDYDILLVNRPDVLSQADLASALQKSKVSIVLFWDSIKKIPAQKEYINQFNICCSFDSEDCEHYHLHYITNFYFVKNKSTAVKYDVSYLATYDQRIEETIHFFDYFNSNNISAKGKIFTYKSVPIKEDLPDNIEVIHEIIPFSKSYKYYLDSKIILDLAHPHQKGLSFRPYEALGLSKKLITTNKEIINYDFYNPNNILVVEDVKNLIIPENFITNAYEEPLDWIKEKYYIKNWIKSIISLNEN; the protein is encoded by the coding sequence ATGAAAAAGAAACTCCTATTTATAGCTCCGGGGTATTATGGTTTTAATGAAGTTGTGTTTGATGGTTTGAAAAAATATAGTGAATGTGAGGTTACTCATATTAATTCTACTCTACCATATCAATATAAAAATATTTTTGAAAAAGTATATAATTTTTTTCTGAAAACGTTTCTAAGAAAAAACTTAAAAAATATTAAAAGAGGACAGCACATCCAACATATAATTAACAGTAATGATTATGATATACTACTTGTTAACAGGCCCGATGTATTAAGTCAAGCTGACTTAGCTTCAGCACTACAAAAATCTAAAGTCTCAATTGTTTTATTTTGGGATAGTATTAAAAAAATTCCAGCTCAAAAAGAATATATTAACCAATTTAATATTTGTTGTAGTTTTGATTCTGAAGATTGTGAACATTATCATTTACATTATATAACAAACTTTTATTTTGTTAAAAATAAAAGTACTGCTGTAAAATATGATGTAAGCTATTTAGCAACTTATGATCAAAGAATAGAGGAGACAATTCATTTTTTTGATTATTTTAATTCTAACAACATTTCTGCAAAAGGAAAAATTTTCACATATAAATCAGTCCCAATCAAAGAAGATTTACCCGATAATATAGAAGTAATTCATGAGATTATTCCTTTTTCAAAATCATATAAATATTATCTGGACAGTAAGATAATCCTGGATCTAGCCCATCCTCACCAAAAGGGATTATCTTTTAGGCCTTATGAAGCTTTAGGGCTGAGCAAGAAACTAATTACAACGAATAAAGAGATTATTAACTATGATTTTTATAACCCTAATAACATCCTTGTCGTTGAAGATGTAAAAAATTTGATCATCCCTGAGAATTTTATTACAAATGCATATGAGGAGCCTTTAGATTGGATCAAAGAAAAATATTACATTAAAAACTGGATAAAATCAATAATTTCTTTAAATGAAAACTAA
- a CDS encoding glycosyltransferase: MKTKIYFVCPNNKFASGGVKQIYRQVETLNRNGFNAVILHKKIGKKDDWFKTEVPIEYSPYLFKKLKYSYKEKKVNFFRKIALSFLQRKSKKIEKDSILVFPEIYGPHIHNIEKDISKVIFNQNCYYTFGYFSIHEDYQINPYNHPKTLATIVASEDALNYMKFTFPLANILKMRLGVDSSVFNFHDKKEKQICFMPRKLGDDVTQVISILKQRKSLNGWNLVPIDNKTEEEVANIMKESILFLSFNHKEGFGLPPVEAMACGCYVIGYRGQGGKEYFKNDFSSPVEDGNIIEFVQKIEEALKSYENNPSEILHKGKMASDFVSQNYNLKNEELDTVNIWNRILS, translated from the coding sequence ATGAAAACTAAAATATACTTTGTATGTCCTAATAATAAGTTTGCCAGCGGAGGTGTAAAGCAAATCTATCGACAGGTAGAAACACTTAACCGGAATGGCTTTAATGCCGTTATTTTACATAAAAAAATTGGTAAAAAAGATGATTGGTTTAAGACGGAGGTACCAATTGAATATAGCCCATACCTATTCAAAAAACTAAAATATTCATACAAAGAGAAAAAAGTTAACTTTTTTAGAAAAATAGCACTTTCCTTTCTTCAAAGGAAAAGTAAAAAAATTGAAAAAGATTCTATCCTGGTATTCCCTGAAATATATGGTCCACACATACACAATATTGAAAAAGACATTTCAAAGGTTATTTTCAATCAGAACTGCTACTATACTTTTGGATATTTTTCTATACATGAAGATTATCAAATAAACCCATATAATCACCCAAAAACGCTTGCTACTATAGTTGCTTCAGAGGACGCTCTTAATTACATGAAATTTACGTTCCCTTTAGCCAATATATTAAAAATGAGATTGGGAGTAGATTCAAGTGTTTTTAATTTTCATGATAAAAAAGAAAAGCAGATTTGTTTTATGCCAAGAAAACTAGGTGATGATGTTACACAGGTAATTTCAATCTTAAAACAAAGGAAATCTTTAAATGGCTGGAACCTTGTTCCGATAGATAATAAAACTGAGGAAGAAGTTGCGAATATTATGAAGGAAAGTATTCTATTTTTAAGTTTTAATCACAAAGAGGGCTTTGGTTTACCTCCTGTAGAAGCTATGGCCTGTGGTTGCTATGTTATAGGATATCGGGGGCAAGGAGGAAAAGAATATTTTAAAAATGATTTCTCAAGTCCTGTTGAAGATGGAAATATTATTGAGTTTGTCCAAAAAATAGAAGAAGCATTGAAATCTTATGAAAATAATCCTTCAGAGATCTTGCATAAAGGAAAAATGGCTTCAGACTTTGTTTCCCAAAATTATAATTTGAAAAATGAGGAACTGGATACCGTAAATATTTGGAATAGGATACTTTCGTAA
- a CDS encoding MAC/perforin domain-containing protein, translating to MIKKQFSFCISAILMLFLASCSTEELNNEATPENLDRLNRSAAGKSAGDGIYDVLGHGYNATGEYANANAAGFQVIDIARFKAEQASRLVTENVATQEYKEEYGENAEAYSKMVSTKVGATVGFPLFKKVLSASFNLAVTNNNKFDAKYIYGSYNLTIKQKRLRFNTTSDVLANYLTPEFTQDLQTKTPQQIVNDYGTHVLLDIYTGAKMDILFQSETTNENREYAARVGVKVAVASIVDVNVNNDVETSSSNKNYSKKLSYKTRGGDPSKGLMGELNLDQSNPKINISNWQNSSTPNNSVLVDFGNNGLVIIYDLVKDPVKKAQLKAYVDQYLIDNQVSLDYTTTMLYGYKNDPSSDHYFSFETNLQPSSYWTNEGPTFRAFRYKAPNTIPIYCYKSTSGSEHYFSKSSTLQPTSYWNIYMGLAFYAYKEPGAGRVAIYNYKARNTGDHYLSTNPNLGPSSYWVNEGIEFYAPVN from the coding sequence ATGATAAAAAAACAATTTTCATTTTGTATTAGTGCTATACTAATGCTTTTTCTAGCTTCATGTTCTACAGAAGAACTTAATAATGAGGCCACACCAGAAAACTTGGACCGCCTGAATCGTTCAGCAGCGGGAAAATCTGCTGGAGATGGCATATATGATGTTTTAGGACATGGGTATAATGCAACTGGTGAATATGCTAATGCCAATGCTGCCGGATTTCAGGTAATTGATATAGCAAGATTTAAAGCAGAGCAAGCTTCCAGATTAGTAACTGAGAATGTAGCTACTCAGGAGTATAAAGAAGAATACGGAGAAAATGCAGAAGCTTATTCTAAAATGGTATCAACTAAAGTAGGTGCTACAGTAGGATTTCCATTGTTTAAAAAAGTTCTCTCTGCATCTTTTAATTTAGCTGTAACCAATAATAATAAATTTGATGCTAAATATATATATGGAAGTTATAATCTTACAATTAAACAAAAGAGACTAAGGTTTAATACCACATCTGATGTTTTAGCAAACTATTTGACACCAGAGTTTACTCAGGACTTACAAACTAAAACCCCACAACAAATTGTTAATGATTATGGGACTCACGTATTATTAGATATTTATACAGGAGCAAAAATGGATATTTTATTCCAATCCGAAACGACTAATGAAAATCGTGAATATGCTGCTAGAGTGGGAGTTAAGGTTGCTGTAGCATCTATTGTTGATGTAAATGTTAACAATGATGTTGAAACTTCAAGCTCTAATAAAAATTATTCTAAAAAGCTTTCTTATAAGACAAGAGGAGGAGATCCATCGAAAGGGTTAATGGGAGAGTTAAATTTAGACCAAAGTAATCCTAAGATTAATATTTCAAACTGGCAAAATAGTTCAACACCGAATAACTCTGTTTTGGTAGATTTTGGGAATAATGGATTGGTTATTATTTATGATTTGGTAAAGGATCCAGTTAAAAAGGCGCAGCTTAAAGCCTATGTTGATCAATATTTGATTGATAATCAAGTATCTTTAGATTATACTACCACTATGTTATATGGTTATAAAAATGATCCAAGTAGTGATCATTACTTTTCTTTCGAAACTAATTTGCAACCATCCAGTTATTGGACGAATGAAGGGCCAACATTTAGAGCCTTTAGGTACAAAGCTCCTAATACAATTCCTATTTATTGCTACAAAAGTACTTCAGGATCAGAGCACTATTTTTCAAAAAGCAGTACGTTGCAACCTACTTCTTATTGGAACATCTACATGGGGTTAGCCTTTTATGCATATAAAGAACCTGGCGCTGGAAGGGTAGCTATATATAACTATAAAGCAAGAAATACGGGTGATCATTATCTTTCTACAAATCCAAACTTAGGCCCATCTAGTTATTGGGTTAATGAAGGAATTGAATTTTATGCCCCGGTAAATTAA
- the gltX gene encoding glutamate--tRNA ligase, with protein sequence MEKVRVRFAPSPTGPLHLGGVRTALYDYLFAKNQGGEFVLRIEDTDTARYVEGAEEYIEEALEWCGIIPDESPKKGGKYAPYRQSERREIYDSYTEQILKTDYAYMAFDTPEELDAIRAEYEAKGDVFSYDNKTRNRLRNSLALSEEEVQKLLDEKTPYVVRFKMPVDRILNLEDIIRGKSSVNTNTLDDKVLVKNDGMPTYHFANVIDDHEMKITHVIRGEEWLPSLGLHTLLYEAMQWEAPQFAHLSLILKPEGKGKLSKRDGDKFGFPVFPLDFKDPETGNISKGYRENGYLPDAFINMVALLGWSPADDKEILPLKEMIKEFDLHKVHKAGARFSKEKAEWFNHQYIQLKSDKELLDILKSTDLDLSHISDDKLIRIIHLMKERATFPKDIYENGKFFFEAPTSYDEKASKKAWNEDTATILSELSVVLEKTETFNAETLKQVVHDFADNKGLGMGKVMMPLRLALVGELKGPDVPDIMELLGKEETIVRIDNAINNFK encoded by the coding sequence ATGGAGAAAGTAAGAGTACGTTTTGCTCCAAGTCCTACAGGACCTTTGCATTTGGGAGGTGTAAGAACCGCATTATATGATTATCTTTTCGCTAAAAATCAAGGTGGCGAGTTTGTATTGAGAATTGAAGATACGGATACAGCAAGATATGTAGAAGGTGCTGAAGAATATATTGAAGAAGCTTTAGAATGGTGTGGAATCATTCCTGATGAAAGTCCTAAAAAAGGAGGAAAATATGCTCCTTATCGTCAATCTGAAAGAAGAGAAATTTACGACAGTTATACTGAGCAGATCTTAAAAACGGATTATGCATATATGGCTTTTGACACTCCTGAAGAACTGGATGCTATTCGTGCAGAATACGAAGCTAAAGGAGATGTTTTTTCTTATGATAACAAAACAAGAAATCGCCTGAGAAACAGCCTTGCATTATCCGAAGAAGAAGTACAAAAACTTTTGGATGAAAAAACACCTTACGTGGTGAGATTCAAAATGCCTGTCGACAGAATTTTAAATCTTGAGGATATTATCCGTGGTAAATCATCTGTAAATACCAATACTTTAGATGATAAAGTTTTGGTTAAAAATGATGGAATGCCCACTTATCACTTTGCCAATGTAATCGACGACCATGAGATGAAAATAACTCATGTTATTCGTGGAGAAGAATGGTTACCTTCTTTGGGCTTACATACTTTATTATATGAAGCAATGCAATGGGAAGCTCCACAATTTGCTCATCTTTCACTTATTTTAAAACCAGAAGGAAAAGGCAAACTTAGCAAAAGAGATGGTGATAAATTCGGATTTCCTGTATTTCCGTTAGATTTCAAAGATCCCGAAACCGGAAATATCTCCAAAGGTTACAGAGAAAACGGATATCTTCCGGATGCATTTATTAATATGGTCGCTCTCTTAGGATGGTCCCCTGCTGATGATAAGGAAATTCTTCCATTGAAAGAAATGATAAAAGAATTTGATCTTCACAAAGTTCATAAAGCAGGTGCGAGATTCAGTAAAGAGAAAGCGGAGTGGTTCAACCATCAATATATTCAGTTAAAGTCTGATAAAGAACTTCTTGACATTTTAAAAAGTACAGATCTTGATTTATCCCACATTTCTGATGATAAACTAATCAGAATTATCCATCTTATGAAGGAAAGGGCAACATTTCCAAAAGACATTTATGAAAATGGAAAATTCTTCTTTGAAGCTCCTACTTCCTATGATGAAAAAGCATCAAAGAAAGCGTGGAATGAAGACACTGCAACCATTTTAAGTGAACTTTCTGTTGTTTTAGAAAAAACAGAAACGTTCAATGCAGAAACATTGAAGCAGGTGGTACATGATTTTGCAGATAACAAGGGCCTTGGAATGGGCAAAGTAATGATGCCTTTACGTCTCGCTCTTGTAGGAGAATTGAAAGGGCCGGATGTCCCAGATATCATGGAACTGCTTGGAAAAGAAGAAACTATAGTAAGAATAGACAATGCTATTAATAATTTTAAATAG
- a CDS encoding acetyl-CoA carboxylase carboxyltransferase subunit alpha gives MEYLSFELPIKELMDQYQTCSLVGEESGVDVKLACSQIEDKIIEKKKEIYGNLTPWQRVQLSRHPDRPYALDHINGIADKGSFLELHGDRNFADDPALVGGLATLDGHKVMIIGTQKGRTTKERQHRRFGMPNPEGYRKALRLMKLAEKFRIPVVTLVDTPGAYPGLEAEERGQGEAIARNIFEMVQLKTPIFTYIIGEGASGGALGIGVGNKVYMLENTWYTVIAPESCSSILWRNWDHKEDAANALNLTPQDALREKFIDGIIEEPLGGAHYDPETAYLNLKSSILQNIKAFSKFTGQELETQRQEKFIAMGQFKG, from the coding sequence ATGGAATATTTAAGTTTCGAACTTCCTATAAAAGAATTAATGGACCAATACCAAACATGTTCTTTAGTAGGAGAAGAAAGTGGTGTTGATGTAAAATTAGCATGTAGTCAAATTGAGGATAAGATCATAGAGAAGAAAAAAGAGATCTATGGAAACCTTACTCCTTGGCAAAGAGTACAACTATCCCGTCACCCTGATCGTCCTTATGCATTGGATCATATCAATGGTATTGCAGACAAGGGTAGTTTTCTGGAGCTTCACGGAGACAGAAATTTTGCAGATGATCCGGCATTGGTTGGAGGCTTAGCTACTCTGGATGGTCACAAAGTAATGATCATCGGAACCCAAAAAGGGAGAACAACCAAAGAAAGACAGCACAGAAGATTTGGGATGCCAAATCCTGAAGGTTATAGAAAAGCTCTTAGACTAATGAAATTAGCTGAAAAATTCCGTATCCCGGTTGTAACTTTAGTGGACACACCTGGAGCATATCCTGGATTAGAAGCAGAAGAACGTGGACAAGGTGAAGCTATTGCCCGAAACATTTTTGAAATGGTTCAGCTTAAAACTCCGATATTCACTTACATTATTGGTGAAGGAGCTAGCGGTGGAGCATTAGGAATAGGTGTTGGAAATAAAGTATATATGCTGGAAAACACATGGTATACTGTAATTGCACCCGAAAGTTGTTCTTCTATATTGTGGAGAAACTGGGATCACAAGGAAGATGCAGCGAATGCATTAAATCTTACCCCGCAAGATGCATTAAGAGAAAAATTCATTGATGGGATTATCGAAGAACCTCTGGGAGGAGCACACTACGATCCTGAAACAGCATATTTGAATTTGAAAAGTTCAATTTTGCAAAACATTAAAGCTTTCTCTAAGTTTACAGGACAGGAACTTGAAACTCAACGTCAAGAAAAATTCATTGCCATGGGGCAATTTAAAGGATAA
- the tsf gene encoding translation elongation factor Ts, with protein sequence MSYTPAAADVAKLRNQTGAGMMDCKKALVEAEGDFEKAVDILRKKGQKVAANRADRESTEGVVIARVNEDNTLGAVISLNCETDFVAKNEAFIELAYELAEMAIFAATKEELLATDFHGITVAEKLIEQTGVIGEKIEIGAFERLEGPFLGAYIHAGNKIAAITSLSSKVEGADEAAKAVSMQVAAMNPIALDETRVSQETIDKELEIERELLTKEGKPENIIDNILKGKMQKFYKENTLVHQAFIKDGSQSVADYVKSVNGDLKVTGFVRVSLN encoded by the coding sequence ATGTCTTATACACCAGCTGCTGCAGACGTAGCAAAATTGAGAAACCAAACAGGTGCAGGTATGATGGACTGCAAAAAAGCTTTAGTTGAAGCTGAAGGAGATTTCGAAAAAGCAGTAGATATCCTTAGAAAAAAAGGACAAAAAGTTGCGGCTAACAGAGCTGACAGAGAATCTACTGAAGGAGTTGTTATTGCAAGAGTAAATGAAGATAACACTTTAGGTGCTGTTATTTCTTTAAATTGTGAGACTGACTTTGTTGCTAAAAACGAAGCGTTCATCGAGTTAGCTTATGAGTTAGCTGAAATGGCAATTTTTGCTGCAACTAAAGAAGAACTTCTAGCTACAGACTTCCACGGAATTACTGTTGCTGAAAAACTTATCGAGCAAACAGGAGTTATTGGTGAAAAAATTGAGATCGGTGCTTTTGAAAGGCTAGAAGGTCCTTTCTTAGGAGCTTATATCCACGCTGGAAACAAAATCGCTGCAATTACATCTCTTTCTTCTAAAGTAGAAGGAGCTGATGAAGCTGCTAAAGCTGTTTCTATGCAGGTTGCTGCAATGAACCCTATCGCTCTTGACGAAACAAGAGTTTCTCAAGAAACTATTGACAAGGAATTAGAAATCGAAAGAGAACTTCTTACTAAAGAAGGTAAGCCTGAAAACATTATCGACAATATCCTTAAAGGTAAAATGCAGAAATTCTACAAAGAAAACACTTTGGTTCACCAAGCATTTATTAAAGATGGAAGCCAATCTGTTGCAGACTATGTAAAATCTGTTAATGGAGATTTAAAAGTTACAGGATTTGTAAGAGTAAGTCTTAACTAA